The following nucleotide sequence is from Geotrypetes seraphini chromosome 10, aGeoSer1.1, whole genome shotgun sequence.
tctACCCACCCCCACTTCTTCCCCgatcctgcctgccctgcacacgcacccctcttcccttcccccgtaccgaGTTGAAGCTGTTGCTCGtggcggtcaacaacatgctccttgcGTCTCCCTCAGCTCtccctggaagtgacgtcagcgggagagccgacagtgtcacgaagagcacattgttgaccaccgcgaacaacttcaactacaggtatgagggaaggggggcagaggggaggagagatgccagcgtccctaccaacatggcatccagggcggaccaccccctttcccccccttccTACACACTGAGTCTGAGTTTTAacacatatatgtgtgtgtaaaaGCAAAACCTCAACAACCAGTAACCCAGATGCCATCTTCCCTCATATAGTAGAATTAAAAAATTTTGCACTTCTTGGGAAAAGGGATTTGCAGCCCTGTTTAAACTCTcatttctgtctgtgtcttttccAACTAGACAACAGAGGTTCTTGGACAATCTCTCCTCTCTAGAGCTGCTGCACCGATGCTCCATCACATGGCTTCGTTATGTAGAAAGTCGGGGTACCGCTGTATTTCTCCTGGGGACAGAAAAGAAACCAAGCCATGAACATTTCTAAAAAGGGGGGTCACTCCCCTAATGCTCCCTTTGTGATCTGCACATTCACGCATGCGATtggaaataaaaaataatgtgTGTTTGTATGTGGGCATCATCTTGAATTCCGTGAACCTCTCCCTTCATGTCATCTGCCCTTGTGCCTTCCTCCAAGGAAAAGGGAGGAATgtcaaatatatataaataatgctTCCCAGATCCATGTGAAGTTTGCCTTCCTTTGACCTTATGATCCTGGAAATTCCAGACTTAGATATGGTctgtacttacgtcatctgctaatacaagtgaagatatataaatgaatgcagactgataataaaacaggctatccctttagaacACTATCTGCgtattctttctttctaaggggaattgcctccagacgtcTGAACAGATGACAGGGTGTTTTGCAGggcagtttcgggaccaagaaacggatcttgtTCGTTTCAGATAGattgcatcggggggggggggggtgtcaaccAGTTTTGTCTGAACTCTTAAAACACAATCCAAAATATTCTAACAAGTATATAAAAACCATCTTGGCTCTTTCAGTAAAGAACTCTTGATGGCCCTTGGTGTTCTTTATCCGTCTAAATGCCAGTTTTTACATGTCTAAATTAGGGCTTCCAAAATAAACTGTCCATTAACATGTTTTCAATCCAGAGCACATTTAAATCAGAGTCATCAGTGGCTGAGTTCCGCTCTGCTTTTGTTTCCCTCTGAGGTTTCCTAGGTTCTTGTGGCTATTAGATGCCCCCTTCCTGACGACGCTGTTGTCAAACCCGAGGGAGGCCATTTTCAACAGAACTTGGGGTTGCCTAGAGCACTTATCTTATATTGAACTGAATACAGCGCTGCATTACTGTGATAACATGCCTCCTCTTCTATATATCAGATAAGTAACGAATGAactttatactatatattatctTATCTGTTGCTTTGTGAAATGGAGGGCAGAAGGAGGGACGTTtcagtgcaatgatggtccctcatTGCAACCAGCGCTGGTACATTTGATGGTACTACTGCACTTTTTGGTTGGTGACTGGGTACTTTATAAGCACTTTAAGGCACTTTTTAAACACTTTTAAAGTACTAACTGCATTTTtaacaatatttttattattatttatgtatattttattgaagCAAACTTGTGGAGACATTTCTATGATTACAGATTCAACACAAGTGTTTCTAGTAATTACTCCTTAGTTTCTTTAGTCATTAACATGTTAAAACATTTtcataaaaaaatgtaaaagtgtTTTAAAACAAAATGCGATACCAAAAAATGTCCAAAGATCAGGACAACAAAGTCTGAAAATGACTGGAAAATtagggggttttttttctcataCATGTCTCCTTCTTTCCCTGAACTTCTTCTCTGTCAAAGTTTCCTATCATGAGTTGTAGCTCCATCTCTGATCTTAGTTAtattatatgtaaactgctttgatttgctTCCACATACCACCTcatatcactttttttttttttgttagcctCATTAGTAACTACATAATTGCAAATGTACCTGCTGTGTCAGTACTTAAGTACTATCTTAAGAGAGCTACAAGGCTTAAATCCTATTACCTTGATGTGCCGGATTGCCTTGTTGACAGCCCCTTCCTCAAGAAGCGTGACGGTGCAGCCGCCGAAGCCCCCGCCAGTCATCCTGCTGCCATACACGCCCAACACTTCAGTTGCCGCAGCAACCAGTTCATCCAACTCCGGGCAGCTCACTTCATAGTCATCCCTAAGAAAATAAAGCTAGAGTTCATCATCCCCGAGTAACCAGCTGGCTGCATCTTTAATTAACATGTAATTATCTGAAAAGTCAGCCTCTAGACCTGactcctggagtacccccttgccagtcaggttttcaggatatccataatgaatttgcataaacttgatttgcatacactgcctccattatatgcaaatttctttcatgcatattcattgtggatatccctgaaaacctgactggcactggggtactccaggaccgagttgagaaacactgctctagactaatACTATGTATTACATACTAGCCAACACCCAACACCCTTGCCTGTTTATGATCCTAGAAATTCtggcatctccccttccctgtctCAAGGGCTCTCATTACTAGCCACACCCCTAATCCAATCATTACATTTCCTTGTTCTCCTTTTAGACAACAATGTCCTGGTATTCACTTGTCTCTCTCCAGCCCCATAGCCCAGGACATCCCACTGTATGCCTCTTGTTTTATGACaccacagctttgcaaaagcAGATGTGTGACAAATGCAGAACCCCCTTGCAGTAAAAGCTGCCACTTGTATGGAACAGTTTTAAATTGGTTGGATGAATCATGCCTACCAGTTACTGATTTGATGTTTGGACGCCAATAACAAATGCCCAAGTTGAAGAATTTTTTCTACCCACACAGTGGCCAATGTCTATACTTTAGCAGATGTTCAGCACCTGAGGGAGTTGTGACTCTCCACCATTAATCTTCCGAATTCCTTGTATTCCCCCTCCTTTAAAGCTTTGGCAGCCTGGATGGTGCGGCCAATCTCTCCAATGACATGCCTTGCCCGTCGATACACCTCTTCCGTTAGCAGCGCCTTTGCAGCTAAGTAGAAGATCAATATATTGATCGGTGAATTGCACTGGTTGGAGAATCTAAATGTCCACTTGAAACTTTGGAAGAGCTGCTCTGGATTAGACTGCTAGAACATCTGGGTGGGTATTCTCATAATTTTCATTACTTTTGATGGCTGCACTCTAGACTTTCTGCATCATCTCAGTGGATGGTCCAAAGACCATCTAAAGTCCTACTCTGGTAAGTGACACAGTGCTTTGATTCCATGTTTAAATGTTGTTTGTCTACATTTTGGCCACATGTATGAAGATATGCAGACTTGGGTACATCTATGAGGCTATCTGACCATAAATATACGCTCCTACCTGATCTAGACAAATCCAACAAGATAAATAGATATTTCAACAATTCCTGAAAAGGAACCACATAGTTCTCCAACTTATCTCCTAAAGAGCTTCTCACTTCACATCTCTAACCTAAAGATGACTTCTGTCTTATACTGGGGGCAGCCGTCTCCATATCTATAGAGTCCAGGATGACTACGTATTGAGATAACAATTGTCTGATGCTTTGGGAAAACTGGCCAGCGACTTACCATCCAGTTCTTCCATGGATGCCTCTCTCAGGCTCACCTTCCCAAGAGCCTTTGCTGCTTCTTCGCATTGCCGGCGGCGGGTGGGATACTCACTTCCCGTCAAAGTGTGCCGCACATTGGAATTTGTGATCATCACTACCAAGTTTGGGTCAATCAACGGAACCAAGTTTGCTTCCAGTGACCTGAAATGAAATGACTAATGAGCAACAAGTGAGCTACTATAACAGAAACAGCTGACTGATTAATATCCCTTGGAAAGAAATtataaaaagacattaaaaaaaataaattaattaaaaaaaaaaatatatatatatatatatatatatatatatatatatatagtactatatcatattttcctatctgtcctggtaggctcaaactctatctagtgcacCTGagacaatgaggggattaagtgacttgcccagggtcacaaggagcagtgagggatttgaacccacaacctcagggtgctaaggctgtagttctaaccactgtgccacacactcccagcaATAGAATGATAAAAATCACCCTCTGGGTATGCAGGGAAATGTAGACATGTGTTTATCCAGATTGAGTGGAGGCATTTGCGCGGAAGGCTTAGGGTCAGATTCTGCAAACAGTGCCATTATTAGCGGACACCTACAAAATGGCCACAGATAGCATACCAATCAcatctactgcttacttttcaaagtaacccatggtatggcccccaattacctgaacaaccgtctttgccccTACttactacccagatcaagaagaactcagaatcttttcaccttcccccctcataatggtacctgacgtaagaaactttacgacagccttctaacaactcaggcagcgaaaattgaccccaccatcaccaaactgatgatcaaaacaacagacatcaaagtgtttcggaaagaaatcaaaacatttcttttcaaaaaacacgtccttacttaatattcccctccccaatcgcacatgcactctccccagcaaataacacactagtcatccccttgaacctcatttacgaaaaatatccaaactcctaaataagcatctcccttaggtatccatttaactgattccttcaaagttaggtatctttcttcagttgcctatattgttttccccactgaaccttgtaactacttgaaccctgtcaagttattctatcgataaatccagatgtcttatacttgtatttctataccacaacatgtaatttacttaaatcgttgtaatgtaattctctcggtaatgtcctgatctcttttaactgtaatccgcttagaaccgcaaggcacaggcggaatagaaatcacaaatgtaatgtaatgtaataatggtgccatttagagaatcgcggctacgtgaaaggtaggcaccgcaAACGTAGGcctgggttttaaaggcctacgtttCCAACACCTACCTTCCATGGCAATCACATCTGCAGGCGTGCCCAAGGGCGCCTGaagccacttccggcattaaccCCACCTAGAGTGGCCGTAGGCGCCTCTTTAGTCGAGACAAAGGCGCTGGATGGCAGTAATCTCAGAGGCAGGTCCACGAAATTGGAATGCTTTGAATGGTTCATTaatggtcaccgtacctcaagaaggacatggcggtacttgagagaatccagagaagagcaactaagctaataaagggtgtgggggacctctcatatactgacagactgaaaaagctggggcttttctcgctggaaaagcgacgacttagaggagacatgatagaaaccttcaagatcatgaagggcatagaaaaagtggatagggacagatttttcaaaatatggggaaccacaagtacaaggggacactcagagaaattgaaaggggagaggtttagaacaaatgccaggaaattctttttctcccagagggtggtggatacatggaacgcgctaccggaggatgtgataagcagaagcacgctacagggcttcaaagaaggtctggacaggtacctggaggacaaagggatagaggggtacagataagagtagaggtagattataggtaTGGGATTAAacgtaagttataaaattaatcagggaccactgttcaggcagtgggcctgatgggccgccgcgggagaggaccgctgggtgagatggacctctggtctgcctcagcggaggcaacttcttatgttcttatgttatgccaAAATTTGAAGTCTTTTATAAAAACGTCACTGAAAACTCATGTATTTGTTAGAGCATTCCCTTCGATTGGTGGTCCTTTTCTTTTACCAGATCTGAATGGATGATTACctgtaaagcaggggtctcaaagtccctccttaagggccgcaatccagtcgggttttcaggatttccccaatgaatatgcattgaaagcagtgcatgcacacagatctcatgcatattcattggggaaatcctgaaaactcgactggattgagggactttgagatccctactgTAAAGGGTTGTAAGTTTGTTTTGTATTGATGTTTTTGTCAATTGGATTTATGTTATAGGTTATAAGCggaatagaaaatttttaaataaatacattacattagtgatttctattccgccattaccttgcggttcaagacggattacatccaaactaaaacaaaaattacattcaaaatttgaaggaatagaataagcgatgacatagaatttttaaggtaatatatgttgggtaaagagttaccaaagggaagtggaggtctttaggagataagcatagggtgaaattatgggttttagataacgtttggtagataaaagagtattagagagatctaagggtaaatagagtgttggatattgagttgggattggttgtgctggataggttttatgtgtttttgaagagtatggttttaatatctctcctaaaggctttgtagtctgtagtcgaagataacagagtggtgatttgtctatccagtttagctgctttggaggctattaggttatcataaagttttttcgtttgacatctttggatgatgggtgagtgaatagtgagtggatcttctgtgtctggttgaggaggattgatttagtcggttattccagtatgttgggctttctccgttgagagccttgtaaagtaagcagtagaatttgaagtgcactcttgcttctattggaagccagtgcgagtcatggtatgcctctgtgatatggtcattttttttaggaaatagtacactgattgaaccaattaaaacaattaagttaggtggcaatagggtccctactgctgcctaacagcgccgttttgagaatttgctCCCTTGTGTTTACTCACCTACTTATGTATGCacgtatttaaatctttttattgattGAAATTACAGGTCGTCAGTGCAGCCAGCACTCCttcaacatcgggacaggcagtcccgctgctgtccgctccagccagctgagggggtccttcggaggagccttaattgccggttcagccgggagggagcctgtcgtcagtgcagccagcactccttcaacatcgggacaggcagtcccgctgctgtccgctccagccagctgagggggtccttcggaggagccttaattgccggttcagccgggagggagcctgtcgtcagtgcagccagcactccttcaacatcgggacaggcagtcccgctgctgtccgctccagccagctgagggggtccttcggaggagccttaattgtcggttcagccgggagggagcctgtcgtcagtgcagccagcactccttcaacatcgggacaggcagtcccgctgctgtccgctccagccagctgagggggtccttcggaggagccttaattgccggttcagccgggagggagcctgtcgtcagtgcagccagcactccttcaacatcgggacaggcagtcccgctgctgtccgctccagccagctgagggggtccttcggaggagccttaattgccggttcagccgggagggagcctgtcgtcagtgcagccagcactccttcaacatcgggacaggcagtcccgctgctgtccgctccagccagctgagggggtccttcggaggagccttaattgccggttcagccgggagggagcctgtcgtcagtgcagccagcactccttcaacatcgggacaggcagtcccgctgctgtccgCTCCAGCCAGCTGAGGGGGTCCTTCGGAGGAGCCTTAATTGTCGGTTCAGCCGCGGTACGCGGCCCGCGGTCGCGAGCcgaaggggcgtggctaaaggggcttgccccttttgagccccttcggagtcCAGAGGACCAGGGAGCAGAGGTATCTAATTCCTTAATATGGGCAAGAGGAAGGTTAAAGCAAATCAATCTGCTACAATGACGGGCCCGATGGATCGTCATCTTATGCTTCCTGGTTTGTCACATGTTGAAGAGCAGGTAACATTAGATACTCAAGCTGTCTCCCTATCCTCAGGGGAACCATCACCACTTCCTCAATCATCTTATTCCTTAGGGTTAGAAGTATCTCCTCTCCCTTTTAAAGAGGGAGTAACTTCTTCCCCACAATTATCTTTATTATCTGAactggaggtttcaggacaatCCTTGGGGCAAGCTAAAGAACTAATTCCAGTACAGATGAGTACTGGGCTAGGCTCAGTTGTTATCCCTAaggataaagtgatcactctaaatgataTTTGGCTTAGCATTAATAGAATAGAGACATCATTGCAAAAAACTGTTTCGGATTTGTGTCAATTTTCAACTGATATAACAATGAAAATTAAAGAGCAAGAAGGTAAAATTGGTGAAACAGCTGTTAAGTTTGAAAAATTGGATCAAGTAGTAAGTActttacaagctagtgctgtttctaatattaAGGATAGTATGGTGATGCattctaaattagaaaaaatggaaaattctatCAAGGTTAAAAATCTTcgtattttaaattttccaatcacACATTATCTGTCTCCGATGGAActcttgagaatgtatttgaAAGAGATATTACAATATAATAATGTGGAAGCTTTTGAAGTTGATAATTTGTACTACATCTCGAGAGATTCCAAGGTTATGGCAAATGAAGGTGAAATGGATAAAATGGTgtcacctgatagtttgaatgtttCGCAGTTTCTAGAATCATCTAAAGATATAATAGATAAACGTGCAACTCTTCTTGTGACTTTTAAGACAGAGTTGGAAAAACatgctattttaaaattgtattttgcgAAAAAACAGGAAATGTTTTGTGgccaacgggtgataatttttcctGACGTCGCTAGACAAACTCAGTTTAAAAGGaagcagttccttcagctaaagcctaaggttttggcagttggagctactttctttttgaaatttccatgcaaatgcctcatatcgtatggaagtgataaatatgtgttttatgatccagtccagttagaagacttTGTTAAacagaaacctttgttgaaagtttagttACTATTACTGATTTTATTCATGGAGGACgatgtatataaatataaatgccatTTTGCCTGTCTTTAGATGGTAGATTGATGGATttgattcttttttctttcctttcctttttttaaaaaaaaggtactggcGACCATGATAATGTGGACTAAGACACGGTTGATAATTGCCTAAGTTTTTTATGTTCTCTATATTGAGTTTGTTgtggtcattcatgaatatttgttattaatgtattgtaacaaataaccaaataaagaattaaaaaaaaaaaagaaattacataaaTTAACCTGGGAAATGTGCAAGTGCCACACAACAAATGTAAACTATATTTTGCCCAAATTCCTTGAGGTGATTTTCAGAGTGAAACCATGCACAGATTTAATCAGTACCTACACAAGGGAAAGTATTTGATAACTATTTATAAGCCCATGCTATTATACTATAGTTTTTCCTTTAAACATAAAAGCAATCCAATGGCAGTCTCAAGGGGAAAGAAAGGGCGGAAAAGACTGAAAAACACATCCTTATTCTACATAACTATTGATCAGTCTCTTGCCCAACCTGTCTTTCTAACCCTTTCTCCATGTCCCTCTCTTTAGGTCTCTAGGACTGTATTATATTATAGTAAAAggatatttgcaaaaaaaaaaaaaaagcatatcacAGTTCAGTTTGCTCTTTGCTAAACTGTAGTCAGTGTACTATGAGTGGTTAAAGAATCACCAGGGTTTTCTAGAGGCATTCTGAGCTTGCACCTCTGAAAATGGTGGAATATAACAATTCCTGCAGGAGTAGTCTAGTGGTAACAGCACGGGGCTTGACATCCAGGGGTgcttggtagagaatgacacggggacaaattttttcccatccccacaggaactcattttcccggccCGGCGAGTTTtattcctgtccttgccccattcctgcaagctccggcctcatctacacaagcctcaaaccctttaaaatcataagtagcaacctTCTagcgctcagattgtgatgtcataatgcctcattccaccaatgcctaagctccgtcctcatctgcacaagcctcaaaccctttaaaatcataactagcaacattctagagctaagattgtgatgtcataatgcctcattccaccaatgcttaagctccgtcctcatctgcacaagcctcaaacactttagaatcataagtgttcgaggcttgtgcagttaaggcagagcttacatgaaTGGGAAGgatagggacagcaacaaaacttgcagggatgggggaaattgagttcctgcagggatggggataaatttgtccctgtgtcattctctaatgcttcgttcaaataccactgctgctccttgtgatcttgcctCCAGTTATAAAAATgcgattgtgagccctccagagaTAGAGAAATACCTAGCGTACATGAAGGTAACTTTACTTTGGAGCTAagactgaaaaaggtgtgagcaaaaAATTCTCAAGTGTGCAAATTCGGTCAATTCTGGCTACAGACCTGCAGTCTATGAGCAGTGCATGGCCCTTCTTCCCCAGCACGGAGATGAACTGGTCCATGATTCCACAGGGCATGCTGGCAAAGGTATGCTCTGCTTTCTGACATGCCAGGGCCTTGGCAATCGAGTCAC
It contains:
- the GALK1 gene encoding galactokinase isoform X2, with protein sequence MVGSPVEDGTISIVTTAKEADGPKRTEFAAPTKDHPLEPGEPRWANYVKGVIQHYRAGPVPGFNAVISSNVPLGGGLSSSASLEVATYTFLQQLCPDDGDSIAKALACQKAEHTFASMPCGIMDQFISVLGKKGHALLIDCRSLEANLVPLIDPNLVVMITNSNVRHTLTGSEYPTRRRQCEEAAKALGKVSLREASMEELDAAKALLTEEVYRRARHVIGEIGRTIQAAKALKEGEYKEFGRLMVESHNSLRDDYEVSCPELDELVAAATEVLGVYGSRMTGGGFGGCTVTLLEEGAVNKAIRHIKEKYSGTPTFYITKPCDGASVQQL
- the GALK1 gene encoding galactokinase isoform X1, with translation MAGLIAPDLTELLSTSRAIYRDTFGGSEPEVAVSAPGRVNLIGEHTDYNEGFVLPMALPLLTVMVGSPVEDGTISIVTTAKEADGPKRTEFAAPTKDHPLEPGEPRWANYVKGVIQHYRAGPVPGFNAVISSNVPLGGGLSSSASLEVATYTFLQQLCPDDGDSIAKALACQKAEHTFASMPCGIMDQFISVLGKKGHALLIDCRSLEANLVPLIDPNLVVMITNSNVRHTLTGSEYPTRRRQCEEAAKALGKVSLREASMEELDAAKALLTEEVYRRARHVIGEIGRTIQAAKALKEGEYKEFGRLMVESHNSLRDDYEVSCPELDELVAAATEVLGVYGSRMTGGGFGGCTVTLLEEGAVNKAIRHIKEKYSGTPTFYITKPCDGASVQQL